In the genome of Desulfomonile tiedjei, one region contains:
- a CDS encoding arylsulfatase produces the protein MNKKAALWTALASALIVMSLALPVMGQQITGVPGSPEAATTIDGRYLPNPPPKFGGEIDVNAAQSKPYWPPRVVPPKGAPNILLIMTDDVGFSAPSTFGGVIPTPALDRIATNGLRYTAFHTTALCSPTRAALLTGRNHHSVATGVVVDQATGYPGYNSVIPRDAIAIGEILRQNGYDTSWYGKDHNVPQWVASQAGPFTDWPTGPIKGFDYYFGFIGDDTSQWQPNNLFRNTTPIEPYLGKPGWNLITAMADEAIARIKMLNEVQPDRPFMIYYAPGGTHAPHHPTKEWVDKISKMKLFDEGWNKLREGIFANQKKLGVIPQDAKLTAWPKDLPQWDTLSPEAKKLYIRQAEVYAAYLAYTDHEIGRVIQAIEDMGKLDNTLVIYISGDNGSSPEGTPHGLYSEFAILNGVHPTVADNMKFYDGWGTDQTYPHYAVGWAWAWDTPYQWTKEVASHFGGTRNGMAISWPARIKDEAGIRHQFHHVIDVVPTILEAAGLPEPVMVNGVAQKPIEGVSMAYTWDKANANAPGRRRTQYFEMFGSRAIYHDGWIASAPPIVAPWALSLKPPPPDVMNSFKWELYDLGKDWTQSDDLAAKMPDKLRDMQQLFTFEASKYNVFPLDDRLLPRFMGTKPSYTSGRTLFTYTGELSDVPFPGVAGAPNMLNRSYTITAEVEIPQGGAEGMLVTDGGRFGGYGFYLLKGVPVFTWNLIQLERVKWRGKEALNPGKHTLEFDWKYDGPGLGKGGTGTLKVDGKVAASHPMPKSLPVGIGWVETFNVGVDTGTPVDDQDYQVPFKFTGKIKKLTIKLGPEDLTPAEREMIFGTYRDKQ, from the coding sequence ATGAACAAGAAAGCAGCATTGTGGACGGCCTTGGCATCGGCTCTGATTGTTATGTCATTAGCTTTACCCGTCATGGGCCAGCAGATCACGGGCGTTCCGGGGTCACCGGAAGCCGCCACAACGATTGATGGAAGGTACCTCCCCAACCCGCCGCCCAAGTTTGGTGGTGAAATCGACGTCAACGCGGCCCAGTCAAAACCGTACTGGCCGCCGCGCGTCGTGCCGCCCAAAGGCGCGCCGAATATCCTATTGATCATGACCGACGATGTGGGGTTCTCTGCGCCGAGCACCTTCGGAGGGGTAATCCCAACACCGGCGCTGGATCGGATCGCCACCAACGGTCTGCGCTACACAGCGTTTCACACCACGGCGCTCTGCTCGCCGACGCGGGCCGCGCTCCTCACTGGCCGCAACCACCACTCGGTAGCAACCGGCGTCGTCGTCGACCAGGCGACTGGCTACCCCGGCTACAACAGCGTCATCCCACGCGACGCGATCGCCATCGGGGAGATCCTCCGGCAGAACGGCTACGACACGTCGTGGTACGGCAAGGATCACAACGTGCCGCAGTGGGTGGCGAGCCAGGCCGGGCCCTTTACCGACTGGCCGACCGGGCCGATCAAGGGCTTCGACTACTACTTCGGGTTCATCGGCGATGACACGAGCCAGTGGCAGCCGAATAACCTGTTCCGCAACACCACACCTATCGAACCTTATCTGGGCAAGCCCGGCTGGAACCTGATCACCGCCATGGCCGATGAGGCGATCGCGCGTATCAAGATGCTGAACGAGGTCCAGCCCGACCGGCCCTTCATGATCTACTACGCGCCCGGCGGCACGCACGCGCCGCACCACCCGACGAAGGAATGGGTGGACAAGATCAGCAAGATGAAGCTCTTCGACGAGGGCTGGAACAAGCTGCGTGAGGGGATCTTCGCCAATCAGAAGAAGCTGGGGGTCATCCCGCAGGACGCCAAGCTCACGGCCTGGCCGAAAGACCTGCCGCAGTGGGACACGCTCTCGCCCGAGGCGAAGAAGCTCTACATCCGCCAGGCCGAAGTCTATGCCGCGTACCTGGCCTATACCGACCACGAGATAGGCCGGGTGATCCAGGCGATCGAAGATATGGGCAAGCTCGACAACACGCTCGTCATCTATATCAGCGGCGACAACGGCTCGAGCCCCGAGGGTACGCCCCATGGCCTGTACAGCGAGTTTGCTATTTTGAATGGCGTCCACCCGACGGTCGCCGATAACATGAAGTTCTACGATGGCTGGGGCACGGACCAGACCTACCCCCACTATGCGGTGGGATGGGCCTGGGCCTGGGACACGCCCTATCAGTGGACCAAGGAGGTGGCCTCCCACTTCGGCGGCACCCGCAACGGCATGGCCATATCCTGGCCCGCGAGGATCAAGGACGAAGCCGGCATCCGCCACCAGTTCCACCACGTGATCGACGTCGTGCCGACGATCCTGGAAGCGGCCGGCCTGCCCGAGCCCGTGATGGTCAACGGTGTCGCGCAGAAGCCGATCGAAGGCGTGAGCATGGCCTACACTTGGGACAAAGCCAATGCGAACGCGCCGGGCCGGCGGAGGACCCAGTATTTCGAGATGTTCGGCTCGCGCGCGATTTATCACGACGGCTGGATCGCCTCGGCGCCTCCCATCGTCGCGCCTTGGGCCCTCTCGCTGAAGCCGCCGCCCCCGGACGTGATGAACAGCTTCAAGTGGGAGCTGTACGACCTCGGCAAGGACTGGACGCAGTCGGACGACCTAGCGGCCAAGATGCCGGACAAGCTGCGCGACATGCAGCAGTTGTTCACCTTCGAGGCGTCGAAGTACAACGTGTTCCCGCTCGATGACCGTCTTCTTCCCCGGTTCATGGGAACGAAGCCGAGCTACACCTCCGGCCGGACCCTGTTCACCTATACGGGCGAGCTGAGCGACGTGCCGTTTCCCGGTGTCGCCGGTGCGCCGAACATGCTGAACAGGTCTTACACGATCACGGCCGAAGTCGAGATTCCCCAAGGCGGCGCCGAGGGCATGCTGGTCACCGACGGCGGCCGGTTCGGCGGCTACGGCTTCTACCTGCTGAAAGGCGTACCGGTCTTCACTTGGAACCTCATACAACTGGAGCGGGTGAAGTGGCGGGGTAAGGAAGCACTCAATCCGGGGAAGCACACGCTGGAGTTCGACTGGAAGTACGACGGGCCGGGCCTGGGCAAGGGAGGCACAGGCACTTTGAAGGTGGACGGCAAAGTGGCGGCCAGCCATCCCATGCCGAAGAGTCTGCCTGTCGGTATCGGGTGGGTCGAGACCTTCAACGTCGGCGTCGACACGGGCACGCCGGTGGACGACCAGGATTACCAGGTGCCATTCAAGTTCACCGGCAAGATCAAAAAGCTGACGATAAAACTGGGGCCGGAAGACCTGACACCCGCGGAAAGGGAAATGATCTTCGGGACGTACCGCGACAAGCAATAG
- a CDS encoding arylsulfatase has translation MSTVVRGHFNLAFPLQPSTRRARPCRLYRSALIALTIFVASLVCLSGPALAQQKKPNILVLWGDDIGWYNVSAYNMGVMGYRTPNIDRIAREGALFTDWYGQQSCTAGRAAFITGQSPIRTGLTKVGLPGAELGLKKEDPTIAELLKAQGYATGQFGKNHLGDRDEHLPTAHGFYEFFGNLYHLNAEEEPESVDYPKDPAFKKRFGPRGVIHSWANPDGTQKIEDTGPLTKKRMETVDDEITAAALRFMEQQHKEGKPFFVWWNATRMHIWTHLKNESKDKTGLGIYPDGMVEHDAHVGQLLKKLDELGIADNTIVMYSTDNGAETFSWPDGGTTAFRGEKGTNWEGGYRVPTLIRWPGTIKAGTVYNDVFAHEDMLPTLLTAAGVPDVKEKLLKGYAVGRRTFKAHLDGYDLAPYFKGETKDPPRREFLYWNDDGKLVALRYNRWKLVFSEQRSHGLGVWEQPFVDLRLPAIYDLRADPFERANQESIGYAAWRVERLYLLVPAQAYIANWLASFKEFPPRQKPASFNLDQVMQQIQEGATGFK, from the coding sequence ATGAGCACTGTGGTAAGAGGTCATTTCAATCTTGCCTTTCCCTTGCAGCCGTCGACGAGGAGAGCACGACCGTGCCGCCTCTATCGGAGCGCGCTTATCGCGTTGACGATATTTGTCGCTTCCTTGGTATGTCTGTCTGGCCCGGCGCTCGCCCAGCAGAAGAAGCCGAACATCCTAGTCCTCTGGGGCGATGACATCGGCTGGTACAACGTCAGCGCCTACAACATGGGCGTGATGGGATACAGGACTCCGAATATCGACCGTATCGCTAGGGAAGGTGCCCTGTTCACCGACTGGTACGGCCAACAAAGCTGCACGGCCGGCCGCGCGGCTTTTATCACCGGCCAGTCGCCCATCCGCACCGGCCTAACCAAGGTGGGACTGCCCGGCGCTGAACTCGGGCTAAAAAAGGAAGACCCGACCATCGCGGAGCTGCTTAAAGCGCAGGGCTACGCGACCGGCCAGTTCGGCAAGAATCACCTCGGAGACCGCGATGAGCACTTGCCGACCGCCCACGGCTTCTACGAGTTCTTCGGCAACCTCTATCACTTGAACGCGGAAGAAGAGCCGGAGAGCGTCGATTATCCGAAAGACCCTGCGTTCAAGAAGCGCTTCGGCCCGCGCGGCGTGATCCACTCGTGGGCTAACCCGGACGGGACCCAGAAGATCGAGGATACCGGCCCGCTCACGAAGAAGCGCATGGAAACAGTGGATGACGAGATTACCGCGGCCGCGCTCCGGTTCATGGAGCAGCAGCACAAGGAAGGCAAGCCGTTTTTTGTCTGGTGGAACGCGACACGCATGCACATCTGGACGCACCTCAAGAACGAGTCCAAGGACAAGACCGGCCTGGGCATCTATCCTGACGGCATGGTCGAGCACGATGCGCACGTGGGCCAGCTCCTGAAAAAGCTGGACGAACTTGGCATCGCCGACAACACCATCGTGATGTACTCGACCGATAACGGGGCCGAGACGTTTTCCTGGCCGGACGGCGGAACCACGGCCTTCCGCGGCGAGAAAGGTACCAATTGGGAAGGCGGTTACCGCGTCCCGACCCTGATCCGCTGGCCCGGCACAATCAAGGCGGGGACCGTGTACAACGACGTCTTCGCGCATGAAGACATGCTGCCGACACTCCTCACTGCAGCCGGTGTGCCCGATGTCAAAGAGAAGCTGCTCAAAGGGTATGCGGTGGGGCGCAGGACCTTCAAGGCGCACCTCGACGGCTACGACCTTGCCCCGTACTTTAAGGGCGAGACGAAAGACCCTCCACGTCGGGAATTCCTGTACTGGAACGACGACGGCAAGCTAGTGGCGCTACGGTACAACCGGTGGAAGCTCGTATTCTCGGAGCAGCGCAGCCACGGACTTGGAGTCTGGGAGCAGCCGTTCGTGGACCTGCGCCTGCCGGCGATCTATGACCTGCGTGCGGATCCATTCGAGCGCGCAAACCAGGAATCGATTGGATACGCGGCGTGGAGGGTCGAGCGCTTGTATCTCTTGGTGCCGGCGCAGGCTTATATCGCCAACTGGCTCGCCAGCTTCAAGGAGTTCCCGCCGCGACAGAAGCCGGCGAGCTTCAACCTCGACCAGGTGATGCAGCAAATCCAGGAAGGCGCCACTGGCTTCAAGTGA
- a CDS encoding arylsulfatase: MKTRSLVSMILVLVLAALLAVGPAVAQQITGTPGSPGATTTISGKQLPSPDPPFGGVIKDDALQSKYWWAPRIVPPKGAPNILLIITDDAGFGVPSTFGGVIPTPAMDRIANNGLRYNNIHSTALCSPTRAALITGRNHHSAGFGVISEQSTGFPGYNSIIAKDKATIGRILLDNGYATSWFGKDHNTPAFAASQVGPFDQWPTGMGFEYFYGFVGGDSNQWQPNLFRNTTQIYPFDGKPDWNLITGMADDAIDYMYRIHQTAPDKPFFIKYAPGATHAPHHPTKEWVEKIRAMHLFDDGWNKLRERIFENQKRLGVIPPDTKLEPWPTNIIKNWDDCTPEEKKLYIRQVEIFAAYAAYNDHEIGRVIQAIEDIGKLDNTLIIYINGDNGTSAEGGPLGTPNEVAFFNGVAVPVELQMKWYDVWGTEQTYNHMSAGWSWAFDTPFTWFKQNASKLGGIRQNMAVSWPARIKDRGGLREQFSHVIDIVPTILDVSGIPAPEYVDGIKQAPIEGTSFAYTFDSKNAKEPSRHKTQYFEMMGQWALYHEGWLLSTKVNRAPWEAFGAANPDPLNNQVLELYDLNKDFSQSQNLADKHPDKVKEMKKMFIEEAKKYQVFPLDASVAGRIVAPRPNITAGRTEFVYTKPMVGLPQGDSPFLLNSSYTITADIEVTTGGAEGMILTSGGRFAGYGFYLLKSKPVFLWNLIDLKRIRWEGPELTPGKHTIEFDFKYDGLGVGTLAFNNLSGLGRSGTGTLKVDGKEVQTITLPRTLPMILQWDESFDIGSDTLTGVNDADYKPPFPLTAKLNKLTIKVDRPELPPEEIKKLENAQAEALDGKPLHRVQPGPH, translated from the coding sequence ATGAAGACAAGATCACTCGTATCAATGATTCTGGTGTTGGTCCTTGCTGCCCTGTTGGCCGTCGGACCGGCCGTGGCACAGCAGATCACCGGGACGCCGGGCTCGCCAGGCGCGACCACTACGATCAGCGGCAAGCAGCTCCCATCGCCGGATCCGCCGTTTGGCGGCGTAATCAAGGACGATGCCTTGCAGTCGAAATACTGGTGGGCGCCGCGCATCGTGCCTCCCAAAGGCGCGCCCAACATCCTGCTGATTATAACGGATGACGCGGGGTTCGGCGTCCCGAGCACCTTTGGCGGCGTCATTCCGACGCCCGCTATGGATCGCATCGCGAACAACGGCCTGCGCTACAATAACATCCACTCCACCGCGCTCTGCTCGCCGACACGCGCCGCGTTGATTACCGGGCGCAACCATCACTCGGCCGGCTTCGGCGTGATCTCGGAGCAGTCCACCGGCTTCCCGGGCTACAACAGCATCATCGCCAAGGACAAGGCCACCATCGGCCGCATCCTGCTGGACAACGGCTACGCCACCTCGTGGTTCGGCAAGGACCACAACACGCCGGCTTTTGCGGCCAGTCAGGTCGGGCCGTTCGATCAATGGCCGACGGGCATGGGCTTCGAGTATTTCTACGGCTTCGTTGGGGGTGACTCGAACCAGTGGCAACCCAACCTGTTCCGCAACACGACGCAGATCTATCCCTTCGACGGCAAGCCGGACTGGAACCTGATAACCGGCATGGCTGACGACGCGATCGACTATATGTATCGAATCCACCAGACCGCGCCCGACAAGCCATTTTTCATAAAGTACGCTCCCGGTGCTACGCACGCGCCGCATCATCCGACCAAGGAGTGGGTCGAGAAGATTCGGGCCATGCACCTCTTCGACGACGGCTGGAACAAGCTGCGAGAGAGGATTTTTGAGAATCAGAAGCGCCTCGGCGTGATTCCGCCGGACACCAAGCTGGAGCCTTGGCCGACGAATATCATCAAGAATTGGGATGATTGTACGCCCGAGGAGAAAAAGCTCTACATACGACAGGTGGAAATCTTCGCCGCCTATGCGGCCTACAACGACCACGAAATCGGTCGAGTGATCCAAGCCATTGAGGACATTGGCAAGCTCGACAATACGCTCATCATCTACATCAACGGCGACAACGGCACCAGCGCCGAGGGCGGCCCGCTGGGCACGCCCAACGAAGTCGCGTTCTTCAACGGCGTCGCTGTGCCCGTCGAACTCCAGATGAAGTGGTACGACGTCTGGGGCACGGAGCAGACGTACAACCACATGTCCGCGGGCTGGTCCTGGGCATTTGATACGCCCTTCACCTGGTTCAAGCAAAACGCCTCGAAGCTCGGGGGCATCCGACAGAACATGGCGGTTTCCTGGCCGGCGCGCATCAAGGACAGGGGCGGCCTGCGCGAGCAGTTCTCCCACGTCATCGATATCGTGCCGACTATCCTGGATGTCAGCGGCATCCCCGCCCCCGAGTATGTGGACGGCATCAAGCAGGCGCCGATCGAGGGCACGAGCTTCGCCTACACCTTCGATTCCAAGAACGCCAAGGAACCGTCCCGGCACAAGACTCAGTATTTCGAGATGATGGGCCAGTGGGCCCTTTATCACGAGGGCTGGCTGTTGAGCACCAAAGTGAACCGCGCGCCGTGGGAGGCCTTCGGAGCAGCCAATCCCGATCCGCTCAACAATCAGGTTCTCGAACTTTACGACCTGAACAAGGACTTCAGTCAGTCTCAGAACCTCGCTGACAAGCATCCGGACAAAGTGAAAGAGATGAAGAAGATGTTCATCGAGGAAGCCAAGAAGTATCAGGTCTTCCCGCTGGACGCCTCGGTCGCGGGCCGTATCGTGGCCCCGCGGCCGAACATCACCGCGGGTCGCACCGAGTTTGTTTACACCAAACCTATGGTAGGCCTACCGCAGGGCGATTCGCCGTTCCTGCTCAACAGCTCGTACACGATCACGGCGGACATTGAAGTGACGACAGGCGGCGCAGAAGGCATGATCTTGACGTCGGGAGGGCGGTTTGCCGGTTACGGCTTCTACCTCCTCAAGAGCAAGCCGGTATTTCTCTGGAACCTCATAGACTTGAAGCGCATCAGGTGGGAAGGACCGGAACTCACTCCCGGCAAACACACGATTGAATTCGACTTCAAGTATGACGGCCTCGGCGTGGGCACGCTGGCCTTCAACAACCTAAGCGGCCTCGGCCGTTCCGGTACCGGCACGCTCAAGGTGGACGGCAAGGAAGTTCAGACCATTACCCTGCCGCGCACGTTGCCGATGATCCTGCAATGGGACGAGAGCTTCGACATCGGCTCCGACACGCTGACCGGTGTGAACGACGCGGACTACAAACCTCCGTTCCCGCTGACCGCCAAGCTCAACAAGCTGACGATCAAGGTGGACCGGCCGGAGTTGCCGCCCGAAGAGATCAAGAAGCTTGAGAATGCGCAAGCGGAAGCGCTCGACGGCAAGCCGCTGCATCGTGTACAGCCCGGACCTCATTAG
- a CDS encoding DUF1254 domain-containing protein yields the protein MKTKISVITVLAFILVTLMAVHPVTAQQAPKVSEEEAHAIGVQAYVYFYSLITMDVTRKQLTNVEPGKSPIGGPMNQFNNVPAFPTADMKVVVRPNFDTLYSSAWLDLTKEPVIVSVPDTAGRYYLIPMMDMWTDVFASPGWRTTGTNAGNFIIVPPGWRPDLKERFIEEFRLPKDTQRIDAPTPYVWIIGRTKTDGPKDYDAVHKVQAGFKVTPLSQFGKAAEPVQVKIDPTVDMKTPPKIQVDTMPAGKFFAYAAELLKLHPPHITDEPIIALMKRIGIEPGKSFDIEKVDSAVKKGLESVPERAQKLMEWKVLTLARVVNGWTMNTDTMGVYGNYYLKRAIVSQQGLGANLPEDAIYPLNLVDETGKPLDGANKYTVHFDKSAMPPVGAFWSITLYDSQGFQVANSLNRFAVSSWMPFKYNPDGSLDLYFQTESPGKDKEWNWLPAPKGPFNLTMRLYAPKPEVLVGKWNPPPVVKVQALPSVTGGQ from the coding sequence ATGAAGACGAAGATCAGTGTAATTACAGTGTTGGCCTTTATTCTAGTAACTCTGATGGCAGTCCACCCGGTCACCGCCCAGCAAGCCCCCAAGGTCAGCGAGGAAGAGGCGCACGCCATCGGCGTCCAGGCCTACGTCTATTTCTATTCGCTCATTACAATGGATGTGACTCGAAAACAGCTCACCAACGTCGAGCCGGGCAAGAGTCCCATCGGTGGCCCGATGAACCAGTTCAACAATGTGCCGGCATTTCCGACCGCTGACATGAAGGTAGTCGTCCGACCCAACTTCGACACTCTCTATTCGTCTGCGTGGCTCGATCTCACCAAGGAGCCGGTGATTGTGTCAGTCCCCGACACGGCCGGCCGCTACTATCTGATTCCGATGATGGACATGTGGACGGACGTGTTCGCGTCGCCGGGATGGCGCACAACCGGCACGAACGCGGGCAATTTTATCATCGTTCCTCCCGGCTGGCGGCCGGACTTGAAAGAACGGTTCATTGAAGAGTTCAGACTCCCGAAAGACACCCAGCGTATTGATGCTCCGACGCCCTATGTCTGGATCATAGGCCGCACCAAGACAGACGGCCCAAAAGACTACGACGCGGTTCACAAGGTCCAAGCCGGCTTCAAGGTCACTCCGCTTTCACAGTTCGGCAAAGCCGCTGAACCGGTTCAAGTCAAGATCGATCCCACGGTAGACATGAAGACGCCGCCGAAGATCCAGGTTGACACAATGCCTGCCGGCAAGTTCTTTGCGTACGCAGCCGAGCTGCTCAAACTGCACCCGCCGCACATCACCGATGAGCCGATCATCGCGCTGATGAAGCGGATCGGCATTGAACCTGGCAAGAGTTTCGACATAGAAAAGGTGGACTCCGCTGTCAAAAAGGGTCTCGAAAGTGTGCCGGAGCGGGCTCAGAAGCTGATGGAGTGGAAGGTCCTCACCCTCGCGAGGGTCGTGAACGGCTGGACCATGAATACTGACACGATGGGCGTGTACGGCAACTACTATCTAAAGCGCGCCATCGTCTCGCAACAAGGCCTCGGCGCTAACTTGCCCGAAGATGCGATTTATCCGTTGAACCTCGTGGACGAGACAGGCAAGCCGCTTGATGGCGCGAATAAGTACACCGTTCACTTCGACAAAAGCGCCATGCCGCCCGTGGGGGCCTTCTGGTCGATCACGCTATATGACTCGCAGGGTTTTCAGGTGGCGAACAGCCTCAATCGCTTCGCTGTCAGCAGTTGGATGCCGTTCAAGTACAACCCGGACGGTTCGCTCGACCTCTATTTCCAGACTGAGAGCCCTGGCAAGGACAAGGAGTGGAACTGGCTCCCCGCGCCGAAAGGGCCTTTCAACTTAACCATGCGCCTGTACGCGCCGAAGCCGGAAGTTCTGGTCGGCAAATGGAATCCGCCGCCGGTTGTGAAGGTGCAGGCGCTCCCGAGCGTAACGGGCGGCCAGTAG
- a CDS encoding arylsulfatase, whose protein sequence is MPGTLPVIAQQVTGTLGAPDATTTIDGKQLPPPDPKFGGVIKDKASESKAWWAPRIVPPKGAPNVLLIMTDDVGFGAPGTFGGVVPTPALDRIAKNGLRYTNFHSTSLCSPTRAAIITGRNHHVAGFGVVGEVATGFPGYDSIIRKDNGTIGTILKENGYATSWFGKNHNTPFYQATQAGPFDQWPNGLGFEYFYGFVGGDASQWQPNLFRNTTAIYPFQGSPRWNLTTAMADEAIQYMKQLKEIAPDKPFFVYYVPGGTHAPHHPTLEWIKKISDLHLFDQGWNKLRETIFANQKRLGIMPENAKLTPWPKELPEWDSLSWEEKKLFIKQADVYGAYLAYTDHEIGRVIQAVEDLGELNNTLIIYISGDNGASPEGMLNGTPNEFTTFNGVAVPVKDQFLWYEFWGSERTFPHFAAGWAWAMSTPFKWMKQVASHYGGTAQGMAVSWPGHINDVGGIRRQFHHVIDIVPTILESTGIAAPDTINGIKQRPVEGVSMVYTWDKANTDVPTRHTTQYFEMLGNRAIYHDGWVACTTPANLPWELSTGTPPDVITGYKWELYNVQEDPTQFNDLAAKMPEKLKQMQAIFHLEAQKYDVLPLDNSSLARWNTPRPNLTAGRTVFTYSGELTGVPNSGAPNILNKPYTITAEVEIPEGGAEGMIVTDGGRFGGYGLFLSKGEFGVGRGKVVFLYNLLDLKRTTWEGPELKSGKHTIVFDFKSAGPGLGKGGTGVLYVDGQEVARNSLEHTTPITFPEDETFDIGQDTRTGVAMLEYRYDVPFKFTGKINKLTFKLEPAQHAETEHKQATEAAAR, encoded by the coding sequence ATGCCCGGGACTCTTCCTGTAATAGCCCAGCAGGTCACCGGGACGTTGGGTGCGCCCGATGCCACGACAACCATTGACGGAAAGCAGCTTCCGCCACCAGACCCGAAATTCGGCGGGGTGATCAAGGACAAGGCGTCGGAGTCGAAGGCCTGGTGGGCGCCGCGCATCGTGCCGCCGAAGGGCGCACCAAACGTGCTGCTCATCATGACGGACGATGTCGGCTTCGGAGCACCGGGCACGTTCGGCGGCGTCGTCCCGACTCCGGCCCTGGATCGCATAGCGAAGAACGGCCTGAGGTACACGAACTTCCACTCCACGTCACTGTGCTCACCGACGCGGGCGGCGATTATCACGGGACGCAACCATCACGTGGCCGGCTTCGGAGTCGTAGGCGAAGTTGCGACGGGGTTCCCGGGGTACGACTCGATCATCCGGAAGGACAACGGCACCATCGGCACCATCCTGAAGGAGAACGGGTACGCAACCTCGTGGTTCGGCAAGAACCACAACACACCGTTTTATCAGGCAACCCAGGCAGGGCCGTTCGATCAGTGGCCGAACGGCTTGGGCTTCGAGTATTTCTACGGCTTCGTCGGCGGCGACGCCAGCCAGTGGCAACCGAACCTGTTCCGAAACACGACGGCCATCTACCCCTTTCAGGGCAGCCCCCGTTGGAACCTGACCACGGCCATGGCCGACGAGGCGATTCAGTATATGAAGCAGTTGAAGGAGATCGCGCCGGACAAACCGTTCTTTGTCTACTATGTGCCGGGCGGAACGCACGCGCCGCATCATCCGACGCTGGAGTGGATCAAGAAGATCAGCGACTTGCACCTCTTCGATCAGGGTTGGAATAAGCTCCGCGAGACCATCTTCGCCAACCAGAAACGGCTGGGCATCATGCCCGAGAACGCGAAGCTGACGCCGTGGCCGAAGGAACTGCCGGAGTGGGATTCTCTCAGTTGGGAGGAGAAGAAGCTCTTCATCAAGCAGGCCGACGTGTACGGAGCGTACCTCGCGTACACCGACCACGAGATCGGCCGGGTCATCCAGGCTGTCGAAGACCTGGGCGAACTCAACAATACCCTGATCATCTACATCAGCGGTGACAACGGCGCGAGCCCTGAAGGCATGCTCAACGGCACGCCGAATGAGTTCACCACCTTCAATGGCGTTGCCGTGCCGGTCAAGGACCAGTTTCTCTGGTATGAGTTCTGGGGCTCGGAACGGACTTTTCCGCACTTTGCAGCAGGTTGGGCGTGGGCGATGAGCACGCCGTTCAAGTGGATGAAACAGGTGGCGTCGCACTACGGTGGGACCGCCCAGGGCATGGCCGTGTCCTGGCCCGGCCACATCAACGACGTGGGCGGCATTCGCCGCCAGTTCCACCACGTCATCGACATCGTGCCGACCATCCTCGAATCGACCGGCATCGCGGCCCCCGATACGATCAACGGCATCAAGCAGCGCCCCGTCGAAGGTGTGAGCATGGTCTACACCTGGGACAAGGCGAACACCGACGTACCGACTCGGCACACCACGCAATACTTCGAGATGCTCGGCAATCGAGCCATCTACCACGACGGCTGGGTGGCGTGCACGACACCGGCGAACCTTCCCTGGGAACTCAGCACCGGGACGCCGCCGGACGTGATAACCGGGTACAAGTGGGAACTCTACAACGTCCAGGAGGACCCCACCCAGTTCAACGACCTGGCCGCCAAGATGCCGGAGAAGCTCAAGCAGATGCAGGCCATCTTCCATCTGGAGGCCCAGAAGTACGACGTGCTCCCGCTCGATAACTCGTCGCTCGCTCGCTGGAATACGCCGCGGCCGAACCTCACGGCGGGAAGAACGGTCTTCACCTATTCGGGAGAACTGACCGGCGTCCCCAACAGTGGCGCACCGAACATCCTGAACAAGCCGTACACCATTACTGCCGAAGTCGAAATTCCTGAAGGTGGAGCGGAAGGCATGATCGTCACCGACGGCGGACGCTTCGGCGGTTACGGCCTGTTCCTGAGCAAGGGCGAGTTTGGAGTCGGCCGTGGCAAGGTCGTGTTCCTCTATAACCTGCTCGACCTTAAGCGCACGACATGGGAGGGGCCTGAGTTGAAGTCGGGCAAGCACACCATTGTCTTCGACTTCAAGTCCGCCGGCCCGGGTCTGGGCAAGGGGGGTACTGGCGTGCTGTACGTGGACGGTCAGGAAGTGGCCCGGAATTCCCTGGAACATACCACCCCGATCACGTTCCCGGAGGACGAAACCTTCGACATTGGTCAGGACACCCGTACCGGGGTCGCGAT